The stretch of DNA TCGGCCGCGCGGGCCGTGAGGACCGCCGCGGCACCGCGCGCGGCGGCATCGGCCAGGAAGGCGTGGCCGTCGAAGCGTTCGCCCACCAGCGGGATGTACAGGGCGCCGGGAGCGAGGTCCCGTGAATCCGTCGAGACGCTAGTGACGACGCGATCGCCCTGGCCGCGCGAGATTTCGCCGGCGGAGGCCGCGGCGATCTCGTGGACGGTCAGCATCGTTCGCTACCTGGCGGCGCCGGCATCCTGCCGGCCCTCGGCCGCCAGTTCGCGCAGCGCCAGCTTGGCGACCTCGCGATCGTCGAATGCCAGGCGGCGCGTGCCCACGATCTGGTACGGTTCGTGGCCCTTGCCGGCGAGCAGGACCGTATCGCCGGGGCGGGCCTCGCGTACCGCGAAACGGATCGCCTCGGCCCGATCGGGCAGTACCTTGTACTCCCCGGTCATCCCCGCGCGGATCTCCGCGATGATGACGTGCGGATCCTCGGTGCGCGGGTTGTCGCTGGTGACGACCGCCAGGTCGGCCAGATCGCTGGCCAGACGCCCCATGATCGGCCTCTTCGTGCGATCCCGGTCGCCGCCGCAGCCGAAGACCGCGATGAGGCGGCCGCGGGTGAAGTCCCGGGCGGCCCGCAGCACGTTCTCGAGGCCGTCGGGCGTGTGCGCGTAGTCCACCATCACGGCGAACGGGTGCTCGGGCGAGGTGACCCGTTCGACCCGGCCGGGGACGCCCGGCACCCGGGCGATGGCCTCCAGCGTTCGCTCCGGATCGAGGTCGAGGGCGCGGCACGTCGCGATGGCGGCCAGAGCGTTGTACACGTTGAAGCGGCCCGGGAGCGACAGGCGGAAAGACCGCTCCCCGTCCGGAGTGATCAGCGTGCCGCTGCTGCCGGCCGGGCCCAGCGCCAGATCGCGCAACGTCACGTCGGCCGGGTTGCTCAGGCCGTAGGTGAGGCGCCGCGCCGGTCCGGCCGCTAGCATCTGGTCGCCCCGCGGATCGTCCGCGTTGACGATCGCCCAGCCGTCGGGGCGCAGGGATGCGAAGAGCCGCGCCTTGGCGGCCGCGTAGGCATCCTCGGTGCCGTGGTAATCCAGGTGGTCGCGCGTGAGGTTCGTGAACACGCCGACGCCAAAATCGATGCAGCCGGCGCGATGCTGGTCGAGGGCGTGCGACGACACCTCCATGGCCACGCCGCGCACGCCGGCGTCGGCCATCATGGCGAGCAGTTGCTGCGTCTCGGGAGCCTGGGGCGTCGTGAAGCCGAGATCCACGGTCGTCACGAGGTGGCGGGACGTGTAGCGGGCGCCCAGCGTGCCGATCACGCCGGCCGGCCAGCCGCAGGCCAGCATCGCCGCCTCGACCAGGTGGGTCGTGGTGGTCTTGCCGTTGGTGCCGGTGACGCCCACGGCCCGGAGCCTGCGGCCCGGGAAGTCCCAGAATGCGGCGCTGGCGTGGGCGAGCGCCTCCCGCGTGTCGGCGGCGACCAGGTAGTTGCCCGGCGGCAAGGCCGCGACCCTGTCGCGAGCCACCAGGGCAGCGGCGGCTCCGGCGTCCAGGGCGGCGCCGACGAAGTCGTGGCCGTCCACGCGGGTGCCCGGTACCGCCACGAAGAGGTAGCCCGGGCGCACCTGGCGCGAGTCGTAGGCAATGCCCCCGATCTCGGCGTCCGGGAACGCGCTCGCCTGGGGGTAACGGGAAATCAGGTCAGTCAGCCGCATGAGACACCGTGGGGACATTGAAGGCGGTGGGATCCGGTTCGACGCCCAGGATGCGCAACGCGGAGGCGGTGACCTCCCGGAAGAGCGGAGCGGCCGTCATGCTCGCGTAGTGCGCTTTGGTGGGGGAATCGAGCGAGGCCAGGACCACGATGCGGGGTTGCACGACGGGAGCGAAGCCGACGAACGACGAGATGACGTCGCTCGAGTAGCCCCGGCCGTCCGGGCGCACCTTCTGCGCGGTCCCGGTCTTGCCGGCGACATGATAACCCGGAATGCGGGCCGCGGTTCCCGTGCCGCCTTGCTCGGTGACCGAGCGGAGCATCGGGATCAGCTGGGCGACGACCCGCGGGGAGAGCACCTGCTCGGGCGGGGCGATCGGGAACTCCTGGATGACATGCCCGTCCGGGCCCACGATGCGGCGGATGAGCCGCGGCCGGACCCGCTTGCCGCCGTTGGCGAAGATGCAGTTGGCCGTCGCGAGTTGCAGAGCCGTCACCGAGATCCCCTGGCCGTAGGAGATCGTCGCGTGGTTGATGGGCCGCCATGGCGTCCGCGGCAGGATGCCCGCCGACTCGCCCCCGAGGCCGCTCCCGGTGGCGCGACCGAAACCGAAGCGCAGCAAGAACTCGCGTTGCACGCGGTCGGGCATGCGCATGCCGATCTGCGCGGTGCCCACGTTGCTCGAGACCTGGAGGATCTGCGGCACTTTCAGGTGGCGCACGCCGGGCGGGGGATCGTGGTCGCCGATGGTCTTGTTGCCGATGGTGATGCGGGGCGGGCAGTCGAAGCCGGAGCGGGGCGTCACCGCGCCTGATTCGAGTCCGGCGGCGACGGTGAACGGCTTGAGGGTCGAACCCGGCTCGAAGACGCCGCTGATGGCGACGTTCGTGATGACCGACCCCGAGGCCCGGTTCGGGAAGTTGGGGTCGTAGCTCGGCATGGTGGCGAAAGCCAGGACGTCCCCGCTATCGGGTTCCATGACGATCACCCAGCCCGCCTTCGCGCCCAGGTCCCGGATGGCGGCCGACAGGTGCTTCTCGGCCTCGTGCTGGATGGCTTCGTCGATGGTCAGGATGACGCGGGCGCCGTCGGCAAGCACCGTGGTCATGGGGTTCTGCGCGAAATCGCGCAGGATCTCGCGACCCATCGCGTCCACCTGGATGTCGAGGTGGCGCGGTGGTCCGCGCAGGGCGTCGTCGAAGTCGTGCTCGATGCCGGCCAGTCCCTGGTTGTCCACGCCGACGAAACCCAGCAGCGTCCCGGCAAGGGGCCCCTTCGGGTAGACACGCCGCGTCTCCTTGATCAGGCCGACGCCGGCGATCTTGAGCGCCCGCACGCGGTTGGCCACCTGGGCGTCCTGCTTGCGGGCGAGCCAGGTCCAGTGCTTGCCTCCCAGCTGGCGGGCCAGCTTCTGGGGCGGCGAACCGAGCAGAGGGGCCAGCTTACGGGCGATGTCCGCCGGATTGCCGCGCAGGTCCGCCGGCTGGGCGTACACCGACCATGCCTCGACGGACACGGCCAGTTCGCTGCCGTTGCGGTCGGTGATCTCCCGCCGCAGCGCCGCCAGATCGACGCGCTTGGTGCGCTGCGCCCTGGCCTTGGCCGAGAGTTCGGGCGCCATCCACACCTGGAGGTAGGCGAGCCGCCCGCATAGGGCGAGCGCGATGGCGCAGAACAGCAATTGCAGCCAGAAGAGGCGAGACAACGACCGCCTGGGCTTGCGCGGCGGCGTCGATGCGCGCCGCGCGGGCGGCCGCTCGGCGACCGCTCCCTTACCCCCGGCCACGCCGCGACTTCCCTAAAAGCCCTCGGCCGCGCCGGTCGCCAGGGCGCCCGAGGGCCGCTTGCGGGCGGGAGGCTGGATGGGCGGAAGGTAGGCGATGGCGTTGGGGTTGGCGAGCCCGAGCGCTCGCGCCCGCGTGTCGATCCAGGGCAGGGAGCGCGCCGACGCGAGGGTCGCTCGCAGCTGCACGTTCTGCTGCTTGGCCGCGGCGAGTTGCGAACGCCAGCGGGTGAGCTGGGCTTCGTGCGCCACCGTCAGGACGTAGAGCCCGACGTTGGCGATCAGGGCCGCGGTGAGCCAGGGCAGCGGCTGGCGCAGCGGCGACGCCCAGGCCAGGGAGCGCTTGCGCCGGTGCTTGCGCACTTCCCGGACCTCCTCGGGCGTGAGCAGGCGGGTGCCGCGATCGGCGCCGCGAGGCAGCAACGTCGTGGGCGTGGGCCGGCGCGGCAGGGGCGGCAGTTTCGCGGTCGCGGCCATGGGCTAGATCCTTTCGGCCCCCCGCAGCTTGGCGCTGCGGGAGCGGGGATTGGCGCCGAGTTCGGCCTCGGACGGCACGATCGGCCGGGGAGTCAGGTCCCGGACCCGGGGAGCGCGGCCGCAAGCGCAGGCCGGCAGCCGCGGGGGGCACACGCAGCCTTTCGCCTCGCCGCGGATGAAGCGCTTGACGAGCCGGTCTTCCAGGGAATGGAAGGTGATCACGGCCAGGCGGCCGCCCGGGACGAGCTTGTCCAGCGCCGCCGGGAGCGCCCGTTCGAGGGCGCCTAGTTCGTCGTTGACGGCAATGCGCAGCGCCTGGAAGACCCGGGTCGCCGGGTGGGCGCCGGACGGATTGCGGCCGGCCGCCGCGGCCACGGCGCGGGCCAGTTGCTCGGTGGTCTCGAAGGGGCGGCGCTTGACGATTTCGCGGGCCACCCGGCGGGCCCTGGGCTCCTCGCCGTACGCCGAGAAGATGCGCGAGAGTTCTTCTTCGGGGGCCGTGTTGACGACGTCTGCCGCGGTGCGGCCCTGCGTGGGGTCCATCCGCATGTCTAGGGGGCCCGGCCGGGAGAACGAGAAGCCCCGCTCGGGGCGATCGAGTTGCATGCTCGATACGCCGAGATCCAGGAGGATCTTGTCCAGTGGCGGCAGATCCGGCCGCGTCAGCGCGCGGTCGAAACTGTCGTGGATGAGCACGAATGCGCCCCCTGTGGCCCTTAATATCCGCTGTGCGGCAGAGAGCGCATCCGGGTCGCGATCCACCGCGTAGAGTGTCCCCTCCGGCGAGACCTCCGCCAGCAGCCTGGCGGCGTGGCCTCCGAGACCCACCGTGCCGTCCAGTACCCGCTCCCCCGGCTTCGGTCGTAGAAGCGCCATCACCTCGGCGAGCAGGACCGGGACATGGTGTGCCCCGAGCAAGACGCTATCGTCTGGCTGCATGGGGGTCTGTAACCCGTATCACGCCGTCAAGGGTAACACCCGGGCGGAAAACGGCTGTATGCTACTCGCGGCCATGCCCAAGATCGACGTCAACGGGAAGGTCCACGAGGTGGACGTGGATCCCGACACGCCCCTGCTCTGGGTCCTGCGCGAGAATCTCGGCCTCACGGGGACCAAGTTCGGCTGCGGCTACGGCCTGTGCGGGGCGTGCACGGTCCACGTGGACGGAGAGGCCACGCGCTCTTGCGTGACGCCGGTTGGCCAGCTGGCCGGCCGGCGCGTGACCACGATCGAGGGCCTGTCGGCCGACGGTGGCCATCCGGTCCAGCAGGCCTGGGTGGCGCACGACGTGCCGCAATGCGGCTACTGCCAGCCCGGGCAGATCATGGCGGCCGCGGCCCTGCTCTCGGCCAACCGCCAGCCCAGCGACGCCGACATCGACGAGGCGATGGACGGCAACATCTGCCGGTGCGGCACCTACAACCGCATTCGCGCCGCCATCCACGCGGCGGCCGAGAAGCTGGCCGGGGAGCGGCACTGAGCCGAAACCCGCCTCAGGACGGCGCCTGGAGGCGGGAATTGGTGCGAGCGGGTCTGTAAGCCGAATTCTGTACCCCTTGCGGGGCGGTGATCATCTATCTGGGACGGGGGTCTCCCCCCGCCTCTTGCGACCATACCCGGGGAATCGGCGGGCCGCGTCATCTTCCCCTGTTCGGTCTTGCTCCGGATGGGGTTTACCTAGCCAGCCAGTCACCTGGCTGCTGGTGGTCTCTTACACCACCGTTGCACCCTTGCCCGGACGGGCGGTTTTTTTCTGTGGCACTGTCCTCGAGGTCACCCTCACTGGGCGTTACCCAGCATCCTGCCCTGCGGAGTTCGGACTTTCCTCGGAAGCGCGTGGCGCCCCCGCGATCACCCGACCCGCTCGCAACTGCGAAGTCTATCACTTGACGGCGTCGAACATTTGCTCGCATAATCGATCATCCGTTCTAGGTTTGCAGGAGTCGAGCCATGACCAGTCTTCAAGCTACCCATCGCCCGCTGCCGCCGAGGCGCTGGCGAGTGCTGCATCCGCGGCGCCCGGTCGCTCGTGGCGGCCTGCGCCGGTGGGCGCGGCGCGTGGCCGATCCGT from Candidatus Tanganyikabacteria bacterium encodes:
- a CDS encoding UDP-N-acetylmuramoyl-tripeptide--D-alanyl-D-alanine ligase — translated: MLTVHEIAAASAGEISRGQGDRVVTSVSTDSRDLAPGALYIPLVGERFDGHAFLADAAARGAAAVLTARAA
- a CDS encoding UDP-N-acetylmuramoyl-L-alanyl-D-glutamate--2,6-diaminopimelate ligase; the protein is MRLTDLISRYPQASAFPDAEIGGIAYDSRQVRPGYLFVAVPGTRVDGHDFVGAALDAGAAAALVARDRVAALPPGNYLVAADTREALAHASAAFWDFPGRRLRAVGVTGTNGKTTTTHLVEAAMLACGWPAGVIGTLGARYTSRHLVTTVDLGFTTPQAPETQQLLAMMADAGVRGVAMEVSSHALDQHRAGCIDFGVGVFTNLTRDHLDYHGTEDAYAAAKARLFASLRPDGWAIVNADDPRGDQMLAAGPARRLTYGLSNPADVTLRDLALGPAGSSGTLITPDGERSFRLSLPGRFNVYNALAAIATCRALDLDPERTLEAIARVPGVPGRVERVTSPEHPFAVMVDYAHTPDGLENVLRAARDFTRGRLIAVFGCGGDRDRTKRPIMGRLASDLADLAVVTSDNPRTEDPHVIIAEIRAGMTGEYKVLPDRAEAIRFAVREARPGDTVLLAGKGHEPYQIVGTRRLAFDDREVAKLALRELAAEGRQDAGAAR
- a CDS encoding penicillin-binding protein 2, giving the protein MAGGKGAVAERPPARRASTPPRKPRRSLSRLFWLQLLFCAIALALCGRLAYLQVWMAPELSAKARAQRTKRVDLAALRREITDRNGSELAVSVEAWSVYAQPADLRGNPADIARKLAPLLGSPPQKLARQLGGKHWTWLARKQDAQVANRVRALKIAGVGLIKETRRVYPKGPLAGTLLGFVGVDNQGLAGIEHDFDDALRGPPRHLDIQVDAMGREILRDFAQNPMTTVLADGARVILTIDEAIQHEAEKHLSAAIRDLGAKAGWVIVMEPDSGDVLAFATMPSYDPNFPNRASGSVITNVAISGVFEPGSTLKPFTVAAGLESGAVTPRSGFDCPPRITIGNKTIGDHDPPPGVRHLKVPQILQVSSNVGTAQIGMRMPDRVQREFLLRFGFGRATGSGLGGESAGILPRTPWRPINHATISYGQGISVTALQLATANCIFANGGKRVRPRLIRRIVGPDGHVIQEFPIAPPEQVLSPRVVAQLIPMLRSVTEQGGTGTAARIPGYHVAGKTGTAQKVRPDGRGYSSDVISSFVGFAPVVQPRIVVLASLDSPTKAHYASMTAAPLFREVTASALRILGVEPDPTAFNVPTVSHAAD
- the rsmH gene encoding 16S rRNA (cytosine(1402)-N(4))-methyltransferase RsmH — encoded protein: MQPDDSVLLGAHHVPVLLAEVMALLRPKPGERVLDGTVGLGGHAARLLAEVSPEGTLYAVDRDPDALSAAQRILRATGGAFVLIHDSFDRALTRPDLPPLDKILLDLGVSSMQLDRPERGFSFSRPGPLDMRMDPTQGRTAADVVNTAPEEELSRIFSAYGEEPRARRVAREIVKRRPFETTEQLARAVAAAAGRNPSGAHPATRVFQALRIAVNDELGALERALPAALDKLVPGGRLAVITFHSLEDRLVKRFIRGEAKGCVCPPRLPACACGRAPRVRDLTPRPIVPSEAELGANPRSRSAKLRGAERI
- a CDS encoding (2Fe-2S)-binding protein, with product MPKIDVNGKVHEVDVDPDTPLLWVLRENLGLTGTKFGCGYGLCGACTVHVDGEATRSCVTPVGQLAGRRVTTIEGLSADGGHPVQQAWVAHDVPQCGYCQPGQIMAAAALLSANRQPSDADIDEAMDGNICRCGTYNRIRAAIHAAAEKLAGERH